The following is a genomic window from Helicobacter sp. NHP19-003.
CCAAATTAAGCCATCGGGGCTCACCTCCCAGCTTGTAGCTAAATCGGGTTGTGGGCGCATGTCGGGGCTAAGACGGGTCAATCCGCTAAAGACAAAATCGAGCGCGCTGTCGTGGTCCTCGTCAAAAAGGGGGTTGATGCGGGCGGTCTCGTTCTCCACGCCGATGACTAAAGTATCTTTAGGAGTCGCGGCAAAAAGGGGGAGTGCCAACAAACAAGCAAGGAGAAATCTCAACATAGTGTTCCTTTAGTGCTATGTTTGTATTATTAGTATGATTTTCTTAAAAGATGGTTAACGGATAGGTGTTTTTTATCTCAAAGCGCGCATAAGGCACGCGCTTTTTAAGTGGCTGGCCGGATTAGACCTCTGTGCACTTTTTTTTGAGGGTTGCACTGTGTGCTGGAGAGACAGGAGCGGTGTGCGTTAAAGCCACTTGGGCATACTGCGCCCGCAAGCCATCTAAGCGCACCTTAGCGGCGGCGCATTCCGTTCGTAAGTAACCCAGTTGTTTTTGTAAAGCATCCAACAGCAAGACGAGTTTAGCATGTTGTTGTGCATTCATCTCGACTCCTTGACTTAATTTAAGCTCCTAGTCTAGCACTTTCTTTTAAATGCTTGCTTAATGGACATGCGTGCGCTCTCTAACAGAGTAAAAATAGACCGCAAAGACCAAGATATAAACATAGCACGCCATAGGCACCATGTAAGAGATCAAAATCCCAAAGCTGTGTATGTCGGCGATGTAACCCTGGATGATGGGCACAACCGCCCCCCCCACAATCGCCATGCAGACAATCCCAGAAGCTTGGCTTGTGAATCGCCCCAAGCCCTTTGTGGCTAGAGAAAAGATCGTGGGGAACATGATGGAGTTAAACAGCCCGATGGAGAGTAAAAAGTAAATGCTTGTGGCGTTGTGTAAGGCCAAAGCGATGCCAAGCAAGAGAATATTTACACTCGCATTGAAGGCAAGGCATTTGTGGGGGGCGATTTTTTGCATGACTAAGCTGCCGATGAAACGCCCCACCATCGCCCCACCCCAGTAGTAGATCAAATTGTGCGAGCCGACTTTTTCAGGGATGTGGGCGATTTCCTCCATCGTTAAGACCAAGAATGAGCCGATCGACACCTCTCCACCCACATAAAAAAAAATCGCTCCTGCCCCAAAGACAAAATGGCGGTACTCTAGCGCACTTTTTTTGCCATCGTGGTTGTGTTCGCTGATTTGCTCGGCTCTCTCACGCACATCGGGCAGTTTCAAAAAATAGACAATGATCCCTAAGACAATCAATGTCCCGGCGATCATTAAATAGGGGATTTGCACCGATTGTGCCTCTTTGACCTTGTCGATGATTTTATCGGTGTTAGAGGCAATCAAATACGCCCCAAAAAGTGGCCCAAGGGTGGTGCCCAAAGAGTTAAAGGCCTGCACTAAAGTGAGCGCGCTGGCCTCTTTGCCGGGGGCTAGCAAAGTTACAAAGGGGTTGCCAGCGGTTTGTAAAAGTACGACCCCACTGGCTAAAATAAAGAGTGCTCCTAAGAAAATGGGATAGGACGCTGTGGAGGCAGCGGGGTAGAATAAAATACAGCCGATCGCGCTGAGTAAAAAGCCCCCCACCACGCCGGCGGGGTAGCCGATTTTCTCCAGCAATTTGCCGAAAAATCCGCCCGTGATGAAGTAAGCCCCAAAGAAACAAAACTGCACCAAAGCCGCCTCTGTGTGGTTGAGCTCAAAGATTTTTTTCAAGTGTGGGATCAGCACATCGTTTAAAACGGTGATGAAGCCCATCGCAAAAAACAAAGCGGTCAAGGCCGCGAGTGCAAAAGTGTTGCTCTTGGTTTGCATTTAAACTCCTTTGTTAAACGCTTGATAGACTTCTACTAAGTGTTGTGTAGAAGCGTCTAGGGGCTTTGTGGGGCTTTTGCCCTTAAGGCGTTCCAAAATGCCCTTTGCCAACTCTTTACCCAATTCCACCCCCCACTGGTCAAAACTATTGATGTTCCAAACCACGCCTTGCACGAAGATTTTGTGTTCGTAAAGGGCGATGAGTGCCCCCACACTCTTAGGACAAATAGTGTCTAGCAAAATCACATTGCTAGGGCGGTTGCCCGAAAACACCCGATGGTGCGCTAAACTCTTGGCTTTCTCTGCATCCTTTCCCATGTCTATGAGCTCTTGGTAAGCCTGCTTATAGTCCTTGCCCTGCATAAAGGCCTGGGCTTGGGCAAACATATTGCTCACTAAAATGTCGTGGTGTTCGGGTAAATGCCCCTCTTTGCTTAAGGACACGATGAAGTCAATTGGGCTGATGTGCGTGCCCTGGTGCAAGAGTTGAAAAAACGCATGTTGGGAGTTGATCCCCAAATCCCCCCAAATGATGGGTCCTGTGTCGTAGTCTACGGCTTGTCCCTCTAAAGTGGTGCTCTTGCCATTGCTCTCCATGTCCAACTGTTGGATGAATCTAGGGAAGTAGCGCAAGTACTGGTCATAAGGGGCGATGAGGTGGCTGCCTGCATCGAACAGATTGATGTACCAAATGCCAAGTAGGGCTAAAATCACAGGCATGTTGCGCTCAAAAGGGGCGTTTTTAAAGTGCTCATCCATTTCATACGCCCCACACAACAAATCTTTAAAATTCTGTTTGCCTAAATAAATCATGATCGAAAGCCCGATCGCCGACCACAGACTATAACGCCCCCCTACCCAATTCCAGAAGCTAAACATGTTTTGTGTGTCGATCCCAAAGGCTTGCACGGCTTCTTTATTCGTGGAAACGGCGACAAAGTGTTTAGCAATGTGGGCTTCATTGAGCGCATGGGCTAAAAACCATTGCCTAGCGCTTAGGGCGTTAGTTAGGGTTTCTTGTGTAGAAAAAGTCTTAGACGCCACAATGAAAAGCGTGGTTTCCGGGTGGATTTTGTCCAACACGCCCTGTAATTGTGTCCCGTCCACATTAGACACAAAGTACATATTCAAACGGGGGCTGGCAAAGTGGCGCAACGCCTTACACACCATTAAAGAGCCCAAATCTGAGCCACCGATGCCAATATTGACCACATCGGTGATGACCTGATTTGTGTAGCCCAGCCACTCCCCACAGCGCACCATGTCGCTAAACTTCTCCATGCGTTCTAAAACTTGGTACACCTGAGGCAAGACATCCACGCCATCTACAAAAATAGGCTCTTGCCCCTGATAACGCAAAGCCGTATGCAAAGCGGCGCGTTCTTCTGTACTGTTGATTTTCTCGCCGCTAAACATGGCTTGGATTTTTTCAGCTAGCCCGCACTCTTTGGCTAAGTCCCTTAGAAGTTTTAAAGTCGTGTCGTCTATGCGGTTTTTAGAGTAATCTAAACTCACAGAGCCATTTTTTAAAAAATATCGTTTGGCACGCTGGGGGTCGGCTTGAAACATGTCTTTCATGTGTTGCTGTTTCATGCCCTCAAAATGTTCTTGTAGGGCTTTAAAGGCGGCAAGTTGTGTCAAGGCTTTCATGCGTTCTCTTTGCGTAGGTGGTTTTCTAGGGCGATGCCAACCCCAGCAATGCCGGGATATTTAGCCAGCACTACATACACGGGGATTGCAGCCAAGTAGGCATCAAAGCGCCCTTTGTTTTCAAAGCGGATTCGAAAGGGGGAGGTTTTGAAGTACTCGAGAAAGCGCGGGATGATCCCCCCACACAAATACACCCCACTCCTTGCGCCCAAAACCAAAGCCATGTTAGAAGCCACTGTGCCTAAAATTGTGCAAAATAAGTCTAAAGTCAAACGGCATAGGGGGGAATTGCCGCTTAGGGCTTGCTCGCCGATGCGCTTTGGAGTCATTTGAGAGGATTTGATCCCCTCTCTGTTTGCCAAAGCCTCGTAGATCAACACCAGCCCCGCCCCGCTTAAAAAGCGCTCAGCGGACACATGCCCGTATTTTTTCTTGGCGTACTTCCATAGCATGATCTCAGTGTCGTCAAAAGGCGCAAAGCTCACATGCCCGCCCTCGCCCGCCAAAGCCACATACGAGCCATCATGGCAGGGGATGAGTGCACTGACCCCTAACCCCGTGCCAGGTCCTATCACGAGCTTGGGCGCACCAATGGCACACATTGTCCCGCCCACTTGCACCAGCTCCTCCTCTTTGAGTTGAGAAATGCCATAGGCTTGGGCGGTGAAGTCGTTGATGACCAAGAGCGTAGAAAAGCCCAATGCTTGGCGGGTGGTTTCCACAGAAAACGCCCAGTGATGGTTGGTCATCTGTATCCAATCGCCCACCACAGGGTTAGCCAGCGCAAAGGCGGCGTGTTTGATGTTTGGATGCCCCATATCTTTAAGATAACGCCTTGTGGCATCCACAATCGTGTCAAAATCTTGACAAGCTAAAACCTCTACAGATTCTAATTGCCCGGGGGCGACCTCTAGTCCAAAGCGGGCGTTTGTCCCCCCGATGTCGGCTAAAAGGCGCGGATAGTTGTCAGGCGCAGTAGACATGGCAAACCACCTTTTGAGAATGCAAGATGTAAGAAATGGGTAAACTAGGTTCTAGGGCAAGACATGCACGCTCAAACACCGCCCTTTTTTGATCCCCGCTGATGAGTAAAAACAATTCTTGGCAACTTTCAAGTGCCTTTAAGGACATGCTCAGGCGTTTAAAGGGCGCACTTGTGGGGGTTGTAGCGACGATGGGTTCTTTGCTGGTTAGGGCGTTTTCATACTCAGGCGCACAGGCAAAGAGCGAAGCCGTGTGCCCATCTGCGCCCATGCCAAGCACTGCCAAATCGGACTGCGTGTAGCTCGCTCTCGCATGTTTTAACATCTCTTCAGTGCTGACACTCGAGTCCAAGACTAGGGGCGTGAAAGGGGCGGCTTGGGCTTTGTTTTTCAAAAAATGCGTGTGCACCAACAGGGCGTTGTTTTCAGGGTCCATCAAGGGCAAAACCCTCTCATCCACGAGGCTGATGCGGCACTTGCCCCACTCTAGGGGCATTTGGCTCAACTCTTGCAAAAACAAAATGGGCGACTTACCCCCTGAGAGGGCAAGCCCTGTGCGCTCTTTCACGCTTAAAATCCGCCTCAGTTGCGTGGCGATCTCAATAGCTAGAGCCTGCGCGCTCTCTTTGGGGCTGTTGAAAGAATAAAGTTTAAACATGGGCAAACCACTCCCGGTTGTCTTGATGTAAGAGATCAAAGGCGGCCTGTGGCCCAAAGCTGCCGACCGTATAGGGCAAGAGGGGGGTTAGGTTTTCATGCCAACTTTGTAAAATAGGGTCTACAAAGCTCCAAGCGGCTTCTAGCTCGTCTTGGTGGTTGAAGGGGGCTTGGTTGCCCGCCACCACCTCTAAAATCAGCCGCTCATAAGCGTCCATCCCCGAATCTAGCGTGCTTTTCAAAGCCCCCATGCCCTGCAGTTGCAGCTCTAGGCTACACTGGGGCTGTATGGTGTAAACCAGGGCCTGTGGAGGGCCCTTAAACACAAAGACCACTTGCACCAAGGATATACCCATGCGCTTGCCCGTGCGCAGGTAAAAAGGCACGCCCTGCCAGCTTGGGTGGTCTAACTCCAGCTTTAAAGCGACAAAAGTTTCCGTTTGGCTGTTGTGGTTTACTTGCTCTTCCTCTGTATACCCCTTTAACCCCCCGCCTGCTATGTATTGCCCCCGCACGACTTGACTTTTTAGGGCTGCTCGGCTTAGGGGTTTTAGGCTTTTTAGAATTTCTAACTTCGCTTGCCTCGTGCGTTCTATAGGGATGTTTGCGGGGATGGTGCTTAGGGCAAGTATTTGCAACATATGGTTTTGGAGCATGTCGCGCAAAGCCCCCATCGGGTCATAAAAGCCTCCGCGGCTCTCCACTCCTAATGTCTCTAACACGCTGACTTGCACATGGTCTAAGTAATTTGCCCCAAGCAAGCCGGCTAAAAAGGGATTGTTGTGGCGCAAGTAAAAGAGATTGTGCACGCTTTGTTTGCCTAAGTAGTGGTCGATGCGGTAAATTTGCTCTTCTTTGAAGTGTTGCCCGATTTCTTGGCAAATCTCTTGGCAAGATTTTAAATCCGTGCCCAAAGGCTTTTCCAACACGATTTTGATATTGGGGGTGTTTAAGCCCACAGCGGCGAGGTTTTGGCAGGCTTTGGCAAAAAACTCTGGGGCGATGGAGAAGTAAATGATTGTGTTGGGATGGGTGGCTTGAAGTGCCTTAAAATCCTCTAGCCTTGTCAAATCTAGGGGGGTATAACTGATGTTTGCGCTAAAATCCTCCCACGCACTGGGGTCTAGACTTTTGATATATTCTTGTGCCCTTGTGTTGAGTTTGTCTAGAAACTCTGGTGTGCTTAAGGGGCTTTTGGCGCAAGCGCAGATGCTGGGTTTTAGGCCTGCTTGGCTTGCCCTAAACAGGGCGGGGAAGATTTTGCGCATGGCCAAATCGCCCGTGGCCCCTAGTAAGATGAAGTGGCACTCTTGCATGGCTCTCCTTTTTTAGAGATTTTAAAAATTGTAGTATCATTGCGCCCATAAACGACTATACGGAGGTACACATGCCCAAAAAAGCCCTAGAGGACATTACCAAAGGTATCATTGAACGCAGTCGCGAAACCAGAGAGGCCTACTTAGAGCGCACCTCTAAGGCGCAACGCAAAATCCAGCGCGAGGATTTGGGCTGTGCGAATTTAGCGCACACCTATGCTGGCTTGCCCGAGCACATCAAGGCAAAGATCAAGACAAATGACAAGCCAAACTTTGCGATCATCTCCGCTTACAATGACATGCTCTCGGCACACAAACCCCTAAAAGATTACCCGGACTGGATCAAAGAAACCCTCTTACAACACGAGGCGTTTGGGCAAATGGCCGGTGGCGTGCCGGCGATGTGCGATGGAATCACGCAAGGCTATAGTGGTATGGAGCTTAGTTTGTTTTCGCGCGATGTGATTGCCATGAGTACGGCTATTGCGCTCTCACACAATGTCTTTGATGGGGCGTTTTACCTCGGCGTGTGCGATAAAATTGTGCCGGGGTTACTCATCGGGGCTCTTAGTTTTGGACATCTGCCTGCAATCTTCGTCCCCGCTGGCCCTATGGCTAGCGGGCTAGCAAATGCCCAAAAATCTAAAGTGCGTGAGCTTTTTGCGCAGGGCAAGGTGTCTAGGCAAGAGCTTTTGGAGAGTGAAATGAAATCCTACCACTCAGATGGCACATGTACCTTCTATGGCACGGCTAACTCTAACCAAATGATGGTGGAGCTCATGGGGTTGCACCTGCCAAACTCCGCCTTTATACACCCCCACACTCCGCTAAGAAAAGCCTTAGTCCACAAAGCTGCCACCTTAATGGCGACACAAACCCCCAAACCCATCGGAGAGATGATCACCGAAAAGAACATTGTCAACGCCATCGTGGGCCTTATGGCAACGGGGGGTTCTACAAACCACACCATCCACTTGATCGCCATCGCCAAAGCTGCCGGGATCGTGATCAATTGGGACGACTTTGCCGCCATTTCTAAAATCACCCCATTACTTGCCAAAATTTATCCCAACGGGCAGGCCGATGTCAACCAATTTGAGGCGGCAGGCGGGTTAGCCTTTGTGGTGCGTGAGTTGTTAAATGCCGGGTTGTTGCACGAGGATTGCCATACAATCATGGGGCAGGGTTTAAAGCCCTACACACAAAACCCCTACTTAGATGGGGAGAAAGTGGTTTACAAAGAGGGGGCAAAAGCAAGCCACAACACCGACATTTTAAGGGGCGCTGCAGAGCCCTTTTTGCCCAATGGGGGGCTTGAAATCCTTAAGGGCAATGTGGGGCGGGCTGTGATGAAAGTGTCGGCCGTTGATGCTAAACACCACACCATCAAAGCCCCCGCCCTGATCTTTGAGTCGCAACAGGATTTCATCGATCGTTTCAATCGCCAAGAGTTGCAAAAAGATTTCATCGCCATTTTGCCCTACCAAGGTCCTAGGGCTAATGGCATGCCCGAGTTGCACAAACTCACCCCCATTTTAGGCACTCTGCAAGATCAGGGCTTTAAAGTCGCCCTTGTAACAGATGGGCGCATGAGTGGGGCATCGGGTAAAGTGCCCGCCGCGATTCAGGTGAGTCCAGAGGCACTTTTAGGCGGGGGGATTGCCAAAATCCAAGATGGGGACATATTGCTCTTAGATGCCAAAGAGGGGATTTTGCAAGTGTTGGTGGAGGATCAAGAGTGGAAGGAACGCTTGCCCTCTGTGCCCTTTTTGCGTGATCCCTTTGGGAGCGGGCGTGAACTCTTTGCCGGCATGCGCCTTCTAGCCGGGAGCACGGAAACGGGCGCAGTGATCTTTGGAGAGTAGCCATGCAAGCCTTTGACATTTTAAACGCCGGGCGCATTGTCCCCGTGATGGTCGTTGAAGAAGCCAAAGACGCCGTGCCTTTGGCTAGGGCTTTGGTGCAGGGGGGCATTCAGGTGCTAGAGATCACCTTGCGCACCAAAGAGGCTTTAGGGGCGATCGAGTGGATCAGCCAAGAAGTGCCCGAGGCAGTTGTGGGTGCGGGCACGGTGTTGAGTGCGCTAGATTTTAAGAAAGCACAGGAAGCGGGGGCCAAGTTTGCCATAAGCCCTGGGTTCACTTTAGCCTTAGCCAACGCTTCTAAAGAGAGCCAAATCCCGCTCATCCCCGGCGTGGCGAGTGCCAGCGAGGTGATGTTGGCTTTGGAGCATGGTTTCAAACATTTAAAGTTCTTTCCGGCACAGGCGGCTGGAGGTGTGGCGATGCTTAAATCTTTTGCTGGTCCCTTTAAAGAGGTGTATTTCTGCCCCACTGGGGGGATTTCTTTGGAAAACATGGAGGCTTATCTTAAGTTAGACAATGTGCTGTGTGTGGGGGGGTCGTGGTTAGCCCCCAGAGAGTTTGTGCAAGCCAAAGAGTGGGCTAAAATCACGCAAATTGCCCAAAAAAGCGTAGCAGCGGCTGGGGGTATTTAGGGCTTTTTAACCTTTTGGGTTTATAATGGACACTTAGATTTTTCTGAAAGGATTGCGATGCGCGTATTGCTTTTGGCGGGGATTTTGGCCTTTTTATGCACCGCTTGTAGCGAAACCAAACAACAAATTCTAGAGGACGAAAAGGATTACACCCCCTCAGAAAAGACCATTTGGCAACCCGAACAAAAATAACCCCTAAAGCCACGCCTTGGTGTGGCGGGCTAAAATAAACAGCGCAAAGGCAGTAAAAATCAAGGCGCAAAGGTAGTCGGCCACTTTGTAGTATTTGCCATAGAGGGCGCGCATTTTGTCCTTAGAAAATAGAAAAGCCACCGCTGCAAAATACAAAAGAGTCTCCACTTCCAAGCAGCAAGTGAGCCAAATGAGTGTGGCGTTGCTGTAAAAGAGATTAAGTCCCGAAAAAATGCTGCCAAAATAAAGCATGGCTTTGGGGTTTAAAAGATTGGTGAAAAATCCGCTTAAAAAAAACTCGCCTTGTACTAACGGGCTTGAATTTAATGGGCGCACTAGGTCTTAGGCACAAAAACGCCAAATAGAGCAAATAAAACGCCCCTAAAAGAGCCAAAGAAGTTTGCAAAAAAGGAAAAGCGATGGACAAACTTTTTAAGCCAAACAAGGAGAGCACAATCCACACCAAATTGCCAAGCCCCACGCCCAAAACCGCTTTTAAAGCGTGTTTAAATTGTGTTTTAAGGGCATAGGCACTGATTAGAAAGAAATCTGGTCCCGGGGTCAGCAATGCCAAAAAATGGATTCCCAACACCACCCATAGACCCACACAAAGCCTTTAATTTTTGGTGGATTATAACGTTTTAAGCACACGCACTTAAGTTATAATGTTTCTTCTATTTGAGCGAGAGGAATCCATGCCCTTAAACAACCAATACAAAACCAAAGTTAAAAACCTCATCACAGAGTTAGAAAAAGATTTATATGAACGCGAGGAATGCGTCCGTTTGGTGTTGCTGGCTTGTTTTGCCGGTAAGGCGATTTTTTTATATGGACCTCCCGGCACGGCTAAGTCGATGATTGCACGGAAAGTTAGCCTTGCCTTTGCGTCTAAAGACGACAAAACCACGCCCTTTTTCAGTGCGCTCATGCACCGCTTTTCTACCCCAGAGGACATTTTTGGGCCCATTGACATCGGCGCACTGAAGGAAAACAAGCTCATACGCAACATTGAGGGCTACTTACCCACCGCCCATTTTGCCTTTTTAGACGAGATTTTGGAAAAGCTCGCCCGCCATCTTAAACACCTTACTCACCATCATCAACGAAAGGTTGTTTAAACAGGGCGATAAAAATATTCCCGTCCCCCTTAAGGGCATTGTGTGTGCGAGCAATGAGTTCCCCCCAGCCAATCAAGGCTTAGAAGCCCTGTATGACCGCATGCTCTTGCGCTATTTTGTGGAGCCCCTAAAGTCTAAAGAGAATTTTTTACAGCTCATCGCCAGCCAAGAGGGCGCAAGCTCTAACCAGCACGCCTTTAGCCTAGAGGCATTAGAGGCGATACACAAAGAGGCCAGACAAATCCCCTTTAGCCCAGAAGCCATAGAGAGTTTGCACGCCATCAAGGCGAGCTTAGAGCAACTAAAGCACAACCCCGCTTTGATCGCCCAATTTTTAGGCGACAATGCGCCCAGCAAAGAGGGCGAGGAAAACACAGAGCCCGACCTTCATTTAATCGCCAGCCCTTCTGATCGGCGTTTCAAGCAATGCGCCCAGCTTTTACAAGTGTCCGCCTTACTCAGCGACCAAAACCAAGTTACGCCCCCGGATTTGGCTTTGCTCAGGCATTGTTTATGGGACAGCTTGGAGCAAATCCCCCTAGTCCATGCGATTTTAACGCAAGTGTTGAAGACCAGCCACGCAAAGGCGAAAGACCTAGAAAAGGCACAAGAGAGCTTGAAATACCTAGAGTGGGTGCGCGCCCACAAAAGCCCAGAGGACTTTGAGAAAACCTACCAGCACGCCCTCCAAGAAATGCAAGCCCACACCAGCACACTAGAACAAGACTTGCAAGAAATGCATCAAAACGCCAATGTGTTTTTATCCACCCAAGACCAAGAAATCGCCTTTAGTGGCACGCAAGAAGTCTTACAAGCGTTTAAGGTGCTGCCTTTACAATTAGAGGAAATCTATAAAGACCCTCCCACGCAACAACCGCCCAAATCTAGCAAATCCACAGGAACACAGGATACTTCTAAACTCTGTGAGAGCATTACAGACATTATTAAAGCACATGGAGAGATTACTGATGTCGGAGTAATTGACACACAAGAGTTTAAAAATGCTGTTGAAGACATTGAACGACTTTTAAATACATATTGCCATGCGTCCATGAGTAAGGAGGATTTACGGGGAGAGCTTGAGAAAAAATCCTATCCGTGCAGTAGAGGTAGGAATAGTTCAAGACGCAGTCTCTTTAATCCCGGCAAGCATAATTGTGTCCCCCATCTTTTAGGACTTGCTGTTGCAATACAACGAAAACACGAACTTAATAAAAAATGAACGACCTCCAAACCTACGGACTTTTAGACGACCCCGAGATTGCTAAAGAGTTTGAGCGCGCCTGTCAAGAAAAAGACAGCCAAGTCAAAGAGGCACTAAAAGACCACCCCTTTTTTGAGGAAAGCCTAGAGCATTACCAACGCAAACACGCCCACCTAGAGCAAAAAGATTTAGCCAAAACCACCCGTCAAGCCTTCCACGCCCACAACCCCCAAGCGGATTTAAGTTTCATAGACACCCAAGAAAAGACGCTTAAGAGCCAAGAGGACCAAGCGACCTTGCACCGCTTCATCTTAGACAAGTGGCAAGGGGTGTTAGAGGACAAAATCGCCACATGGAAGCACGCCACGCAAGCCAAGATAAAGCAGGATTTTTTAACACGCATGCAGGCGTGGTTTAAAGCCCTATGGCAAGCCAAGCAACTCGCCAAACAATCCCCAGAACTCTTTGGCAAAGACGGGCTGTTTATGGACGCTAAAAATCTTGCTCTAGAAGCCCTAGACTTGGAGGACTTGGGCGAAGCCAAGGCGCAAAAAAGGGCGTTAGAAAATTTAGAAGGGCTAGACACGGGGCTAGAGCTAGAGCAAGGGGGGCAAAAAAGAGCAACAAGAACGCAGGGCTTTACTTTACATGGCGCAAACCCTAAACGCCTAAACCTTGCCCAAATCTTAGCCCTTTTTAACCAAATCAAAAATAACAAGGCTTTAATGGCGATTTGCGATTTGCTCGGGCGGATGAAGGAAATGCAACAAGAGATGGTGAAGGAAATGATAAAAGAGTTGCAAAGCTACTCTTACACAGAAAAACAAGTAACAAGGGACTACAAAGAGGAAATTTGTGGGATTCATTTAAGCAACGACTTAGAAAATCTCATCCCCCAAGAGTTAGCCCTGCTCAATGACCCCGATTTAGAAATCCTTTTCACCCTTAAATTCGTGGAAAAACGGCTGTTT
Proteins encoded in this region:
- a CDS encoding ATPase produces the protein MFKQGDKNIPVPLKGIVCASNEFPPANQGLEALYDRMLLRYFVEPLKSKENFLQLIASQEGASSNQHAFSLEALEAIHKEARQIPFSPEAIESLHAIKASLEQLKHNPALIAQFLGDNAPSKEGEENTEPDLHLIASPSDRRFKQCAQLLQVSALLSDQNQVTPPDLALLRHCLWDSLEQIPLVHAILTQVLKTSHAKAKDLEKAQESLKYLEWVRAHKSPEDFEKTYQHALQEMQAHTSTLEQDLQEMHQNANVFLSTQDQEIAFSGTQEVLQAFKVLPLQLEEIYKDPPTQQPPKSSKSTGTQDTSKLCESITDIIKAHGEITDVGVIDTQEFKNAVEDIERLLNTYCHASMSKEDLRGELEKKSYPCSRGRNSSRRSLFNPGKHNCVPHLLGLAVAIQRKHELNKK
- a CDS encoding VWA domain-containing protein; the protein is MNDLQTYGLLDDPEIAKEFERACQEKDSQVKEALKDHPFFEESLEHYQRKHAHLEQKDLAKTTRQAFHAHNPQADLSFIDTQEKTLKSQEDQATLHRFILDKWQGVLEDKIATWKHATQAKIKQDFLTRMQAWFKALWQAKQLAKQSPELFGKDGLFMDAKNLALEALDLEDLGEAKAQKRALENLEGLDTGLELEQGGQKRATRTQGFTLHGANPKRLNLAQILALFNQIKNNKALMAICDLLGRMKEMQQEMVKEMIKELQSYSYTEKQVTRDYKEEICGIHLSNDLENLIPQELALLNDPDLEILFTLKFVEKRLFCFEKQGYIDRHLEGIEEVEVEQEKAQEKEGAKGPIIVCVDTSASTSGTPELIAKALALFLASHAKKSKRACFLINFSSQTTAMDLSKGGGIAWLNEFLSLSFGGGTDVGLALKEGLRAMQEQNYKKADLLVVSDGGFGGLDPHLAQQMQRKRQDKNRFYLLDINGNLRRKERL